In Sphingobacteriaceae bacterium, the following proteins share a genomic window:
- a CDS encoding 50S ribosomal protein L14, producing MIQNESRLTVADNSGAKEVLVIRVLGGTKKRYASIGDKVVVTVKHAMPSGNVKKGTVHKAVIVRTRKEISRPDGSYIRFDDNAAVLLNTTDEIRGTRIFGPVARELRDKQFMKIISLAPEVL from the coding sequence ATGATACAGAACGAATCAAGATTAACAGTAGCAGATAACAGTGGCGCTAAAGAAGTGTTGGTTATCCGCGTATTGGGTGGAACAAAAAAACGTTACGCTTCAATAGGCGATAAAGTTGTAGTTACAGTAAAACATGCTATGCCAAGCGGAAACGTAAAAAAAGGTACAGTTCATAAAGCTGTGATTGTTAGAACAAGAAAAGAAATCAGCCGTCCTGACGGTTCATATATTCGTTTCGACGATAACGCAGCGGTGTTATTAAACACTACTGACGAGATTCGTGGTACTCGTATTTTCGGGCCAGTTGCCCGCGAATTACGTGACAAACAATTTATGAAAATCATTTCATTAGCACCAGAAGTGCTATAA
- a CDS encoding 50S ribosomal protein L5: MATKTYQPRLKGKYSEEVIPALQKQFQYTSSMQVPKLMKICINQGIGDAVSDKKMIESAVKEMTTISGQKAVPTYSTKDISNFKLRKGVAIGVRVTLRGDKMYEFLDRLIASALPRIRDFKGVNDKGFDGRGNYTLGVTEQIIFPEIDIDKVTKIQGMDITFVTTAPTDKEAHALLTEFGIPFKKKQQA, translated from the coding sequence ATGGCAACGAAAACCTATCAACCTCGATTAAAAGGTAAGTACAGCGAAGAAGTTATTCCTGCACTTCAAAAACAATTTCAATACACCTCTTCAATGCAGGTGCCGAAATTGATGAAAATTTGTATCAACCAGGGTATTGGTGATGCAGTTTCTGACAAAAAAATGATTGAATCGGCAGTAAAAGAAATGACTACAATTTCTGGTCAAAAAGCTGTTCCTACTTATTCAACAAAAGATATCTCTAACTTTAAATTACGTAAAGGTGTTGCTATCGGTGTACGTGTTACACTACGTGGCGACAAAATGTATGAATTTTTAGATCGTTTGATCGCTTCTGCATTGCCTCGTATCCGTGATTTTAAAGGAGTTAACGATAAAGGATTTGATGGTCGTGGTAACTACACATTAGGGGTTACTGAGCAAATCATTTTCCCTGAGATCGATATCGATAAGGTGACTAAAATACAAGGTATGGATATTACTTTTGTAACTACAGCTCCTACAGATAAAGAAGCTCACGCATTATTAACTGAATTTGGTATTCCTTTCAAAAAGAAACAACAAGCATAA
- the rpsQ gene encoding 30S ribosomal protein S17, with protein MEDRNLRKEKVGVVKSNKMDKSIVVAVMRKVKHPKYGKFLNKTSTFVAHDEKNECSIGDTVKIAETRPLSKTKNWRLVEVIEKVK; from the coding sequence ATGGAAGATAGAAATTTAAGAAAAGAAAAAGTAGGTGTAGTAAAAAGCAACAAGATGGATAAGTCTATCGTTGTTGCTGTTATGCGTAAAGTAAAACACCCGAAGTACGGTAAATTCCTTAACAAAACCAGTACTTTCGTAGCTCACGATGAGAAAAACGAATGCAGTATTGGTGATACCGTTAAGATTGCTGAAACTCGTCCTTTGAGTAAAACAAAGAACTGGCGTTTAGTAGAAGTAATTGAAAAAGTTAAATAA
- a CDS encoding 30S ribosomal protein S5: MSKEVVKRVKSSDIELKDKLVAIQRVTKVTKGGRHFSFSAIVVVGNEKGVIGQGLGKANEVTDAITKGIEDAKKSLVKVAVLNGTVPHEQLGKFGGARVFLKPAAHGTGVIAGGAMRAVLESVGVTDVLAKSKGSSNPHNVVKATLDALMKMRDPITIAQQRGIKLTNVFNG, encoded by the coding sequence ATGTCAAAAGAAGTAGTAAAGCGCGTTAAATCGAGCGATATAGAATTAAAAGATAAATTAGTTGCCATTCAACGTGTAACTAAAGTTACCAAGGGTGGTCGCCACTTTAGTTTTTCTGCTATTGTTGTAGTAGGAAATGAAAAAGGTGTTATCGGCCAGGGTTTAGGAAAAGCAAATGAAGTTACAGATGCTATTACTAAAGGAATTGAAGATGCTAAGAAAAGTCTTGTAAAAGTGGCTGTTCTTAATGGAACTGTTCCTCACGAACAATTAGGTAAATTTGGTGGTGCTCGTGTTTTCTTAAAACCTGCAGCTCATGGTACTGGTGTAATTGCCGGTGGTGCGATGCGTGCTGTTTTAGAAAGTGTTGGTGTTACCGATGTACTTGCAAAATCTAAAGGATCTTCTAACCCACATAATGTGGTTAAAGCAACTTTAGATGCGCTAATGAAAATGCGTGATCCTATCACCATTGCTCAACAACGTGGAATTAAATTAACGAATGTGTTTAACGGTTAA
- a CDS encoding 30S ribosomal protein S11, with product MAKQPTASNNAKAAQRKRTVKVEAVGEAHISATFNNIIISLTNMTGQVISWSSAGKMGFRGSKKNTPYAAQMAAQDCSKVAHEAGLRKVKVYVKGPGGGRESAIRTIAASGIEVSEIMDITPIPHNGCRPPKRRRV from the coding sequence ATGGCAAAACAACCAACAGCATCTAACAATGCAAAGGCTGCACAACGTAAACGTACAGTGAAAGTTGAAGCAGTAGGTGAAGCTCACATTAGTGCTACATTCAATAATATTATTATTTCATTAACCAATATGACAGGACAAGTAATTTCCTGGAGCAGTGCTGGTAAAATGGGATTCCGTGGTTCTAAAAAGAACACTCCTTATGCGGCTCAAATGGCAGCACAGGATTGCAGTAAAGTTGCTCACGAAGCAGGTTTACGCAAGGTAAAAGTTTACGTTAAAGGACCAGGTGGTGGAAGAGAAAGTGCTATCAGAACAATTGCTGCTTCAGGCATCGAAGTTTCTGAGATCATGGATATAACTCCAATTCCTCACAACGGTTGTCGTCCTCCAAAACGTCGTCGCGTTTAA
- a CDS encoding 50S ribosomal protein L29, whose protein sequence is MATKEIKGLSDQELNEKITAEKADLNKMTLNHAISPVENPSKIRIARRNIAVMLTEANNRKKAAK, encoded by the coding sequence ATGGCAACCAAAGAAATAAAAGGTTTATCTGATCAGGAATTAAATGAGAAGATAACTGCTGAAAAAGCGGATTTGAATAAAATGACTTTAAATCATGCAATCTCTCCTGTAGAAAATCCGTCGAAAATACGTATTGCCCGCAGAAATATTGCAGTGATGTTAACTGAAGCAAATAACCGCAAAAAAGCAGCCAAATAA
- a CDS encoding 50S ribosomal protein L36, which translates to MKVRASIKKRSVDCKIVRRKGKLYVINKKNPKFKQRQK; encoded by the coding sequence ATGAAAGTTAGAGCATCCATCAAAAAAAGAAGCGTAGATTGCAAAATCGTGCGTCGTAAGGGTAAATTGTATGTAATCAACAAAAAAAACCCAAAATTTAAACAAAGACAAAAGTAA
- a CDS encoding DNA-directed RNA polymerase subunit alpha: MAILNFVKPDKVIMINSTETTGQFEFRPLEPGFGITIGNSLRRILLSSLEGYAITSLRVEGVDHEFSTIKGVVEDVTEIVLNLKQVRFKKQLDNHDNEKITVHFAGADKFTAGDIGKYVNGFQILNPDLVIFNCDPSVRLKMELTVERGRGYVPAEENKTNSAPIGTIFIDSIYTPIKNVKYTIENYRVEQKTDYERLILDIVTDGSIHPKDALKEAAKILIFHFMLFSDEKITLDAEEKRNEEEFDETSLHMRQLLKTKLVDMDLSVRALNCLKAADVETLGELVSFNKNDLLKFRNFGKKSLTELEDLVQAKTLQFGMNVAKYKLDKD, from the coding sequence ATGGCAATTTTAAATTTCGTAAAACCTGACAAGGTTATTATGATTAATTCAACCGAAACAACAGGCCAATTTGAGTTTAGACCACTTGAGCCGGGTTTTGGTATTACAATCGGAAACTCTTTACGTCGTATTTTGTTGTCTTCATTAGAAGGTTACGCTATTACTTCTTTAAGAGTTGAAGGAGTTGATCATGAGTTTTCTACAATTAAAGGTGTTGTGGAAGACGTTACGGAGATAGTGTTAAACTTAAAACAAGTTCGTTTCAAAAAACAATTAGATAATCACGATAACGAAAAAATTACTGTTCATTTTGCTGGTGCTGATAAATTCACTGCTGGTGATATCGGTAAATATGTAAATGGATTTCAAATCTTAAATCCAGATTTAGTTATTTTTAATTGTGATCCATCTGTACGTTTGAAAATGGAATTAACAGTTGAACGTGGCCGTGGTTACGTTCCTGCTGAAGAAAATAAAACAAACAGTGCACCAATCGGAACTATCTTTATTGATTCAATTTACACTCCTATTAAGAATGTAAAATACACTATCGAAAACTACCGTGTTGAACAAAAAACGGATTACGAACGTTTGATTTTAGATATCGTTACCGACGGTTCTATTCATCCTAAAGACGCGTTAAAAGAAGCTGCGAAAATTCTTATTTTCCACTTTATGTTATTCTCTGACGAAAAAATTACTTTGGATGCAGAAGAAAAACGTAACGAAGAAGAATTTGATGAAACAAGCCTTCATATGCGTCAATTGTTGAAAACCAAGTTAGTTGATATGGATCTTTCAGTTCGCGCTCTAAACTGCTTAAAAGCGGCTGACGTTGAAACTTTAGGAGAACTTGTATCGTTCAATAAGAATGACTTATTGAAATTCAGAAACTTTGGTAAAAAATCATTAACTGAATTAGAAGACTTAGTACAAGCTAAAACACTTCAGTTCGGTATGAACGTTGCAAAATATAAATTAGATAAAGATTAA
- a CDS encoding 50S ribosomal protein L18, which yields MAGSKQDRRTKIKLKLRKTIKGTTTAPRLSVYRSNAEIYAQLVDDKGGKTLLAVGSVDKSISGSKVNKSEKAKMVGKLIAEKAVATGITSVVFDRNGFLYHGRIKSLAEGAREGGLKF from the coding sequence ATGGCAGGAAGTAAACAAGATAGAAGAACAAAAATTAAATTAAAGCTTCGTAAAACCATAAAAGGTACAACGACAGCGCCTCGTTTAAGTGTATACCGCAGTAATGCTGAAATATATGCTCAACTAGTTGACGATAAAGGTGGAAAAACTTTATTAGCAGTTGGATCTGTTGATAAGTCAATTTCAGGCTCTAAGGTTAACAAAAGCGAAAAAGCGAAGATGGTAGGAAAACTGATCGCTGAAAAAGCTGTTGCAACAGGAATCACTTCTGTGGTTTTTGATCGTAACGGATTTTTGTACCATGGTCGTATTAAATCGTTGGCCGAAGGTGCCCGCGAAGGAGGTTTAAAATTCTAA
- a CDS encoding 30S ribosomal protein S13, which translates to MARIAGIDLPKNKRGVIGLTYIYGIGSSRASKILSEAGIHEDKKVSEWTDDEQNAIRNSINNNYKIEGALRSETQLNIKRLTDINSYRGIRHRNSLPVRGQRSKTNARTRKGKRKTIANKKMATK; encoded by the coding sequence ATGGCACGTATAGCTGGTATTGATTTACCGAAAAACAAAAGAGGCGTAATTGGTTTAACCTATATTTACGGTATCGGAAGCAGCAGAGCTTCGAAAATCCTTAGTGAAGCTGGTATTCACGAAGATAAAAAAGTAAGCGAGTGGACCGATGATGAGCAAAATGCCATCCGTAACTCCATAAACAATAATTATAAAATTGAGGGAGCTTTACGTTCAGAGACTCAGTTAAACATTAAACGTTTAACTGATATCAACAGCTACCGTGGTATCCGTCACCGTAACAGCTTACCTGTTCGTGGTCAACGTTCTAAAACAAATGCGCGTACCCGTAAAGGTAAACGTAAGACAATCGCTAACAAGAAAATGGCGACTAAATAA
- a CDS encoding 50S ribosomal protein L24: MSKIKLKKGDTVKVISGEARGQQGKIVTIDAKKMRATVEGVNMISKSEKPNAKNTNGGIVKKEGSIHISNLMFVEGGKTIRIGRKLNEKTQKLERISSKTKEAVK; the protein is encoded by the coding sequence ATGTCTAAAATAAAATTAAAAAAAGGCGATACCGTAAAGGTGATTTCAGGCGAAGCCAGAGGTCAGCAAGGTAAGATCGTTACCATAGACGCAAAAAAAATGCGTGCTACCGTTGAAGGTGTGAATATGATCAGCAAAAGCGAAAAGCCAAATGCTAAAAACACCAACGGAGGTATTGTTAAAAAAGAAGGGTCTATTCACATCTCAAACTTAATGTTTGTAGAAGGTGGTAAAACTATTCGCATTGGTCGTAAATTAAATGAGAAAACTCAGAAATTAGAGCGTATCTCTTCAAAAACTAAGGAGGCAGTTAAATAA
- a CDS encoding preprotein translocase subunit SecY, with protein sequence MKRFFDTLRNIWTIEELRQRILVTLGLVLIYRLGSYVVLPGVNVDALAAASNSNQAGGIVGLINMFAGGAFLRASIFGLGIMPYITASIIIQLMGMAVPYFQKMQREGESGRKKINQYTRFLTIAVTAVQAPGYIGSIRMSAPNAFPEMTSFWWIQSIFILVTGTMFVMWLGERITDKGLGNGISLIIMIGIISRLPFAFLSEIKSRTAGNGGLIIFLIEIVILLLVIVGSILLVQGTRRIPVQFAKKIVGNKQYGGVRQYIPLKVNAAGVMPIIFAQAIMFIPYAINNAMGNAGGVFQERYGFWYNFVFAILIILFTYFYTAIMVNPNQLADDMKRNGGFIPGVKPGKKTAEFIDQVMSRITLPGSIFLAGVAVMPAFAQKLGINSAFADFYGGTSLLILVGVVLDTLQQIETYLLNRHYDGLMKSGRIKGRGANAMMVQQG encoded by the coding sequence ATGAAGCGTTTTTTTGATACCCTTCGGAATATCTGGACCATTGAGGAACTAAGACAAAGAATCTTGGTTACCCTTGGCTTAGTATTGATTTATCGCCTAGGATCCTATGTGGTTCTTCCAGGTGTTAATGTTGATGCTTTAGCTGCGGCCAGTAATTCCAACCAAGCCGGCGGGATCGTAGGTTTAATTAATATGTTTGCTGGTGGAGCGTTTTTACGTGCTTCTATCTTCGGCTTAGGAATTATGCCATACATTACTGCATCCATCATTATTCAGTTAATGGGAATGGCTGTGCCTTATTTCCAAAAAATGCAAAGAGAAGGGGAGAGTGGACGTAAAAAGATTAACCAGTACACAAGGTTCTTAACTATTGCTGTAACAGCAGTTCAAGCACCAGGTTATATTGGTTCAATCAGAATGTCTGCTCCTAATGCTTTCCCTGAAATGACTTCTTTCTGGTGGATCCAGTCAATCTTTATTTTAGTAACCGGAACTATGTTTGTAATGTGGTTAGGTGAAAGAATTACGGATAAAGGATTAGGAAATGGTATCTCTTTGATCATTATGATTGGAATTATCTCTCGTTTACCTTTTGCATTCTTATCAGAAATTAAATCAAGAACAGCTGGCAACGGCGGGTTGATCATCTTCCTGATTGAAATTGTAATATTGTTGCTTGTGATAGTTGGTTCTATCTTGTTAGTTCAGGGTACACGACGAATACCGGTGCAGTTTGCAAAGAAAATAGTGGGTAACAAACAATATGGAGGTGTGCGTCAGTATATTCCTTTAAAAGTGAATGCTGCGGGTGTTATGCCTATCATTTTTGCTCAGGCGATCATGTTTATTCCTTATGCAATTAACAATGCTATGGGTAACGCAGGGGGTGTGTTTCAAGAAAGATATGGTTTCTGGTATAACTTTGTATTCGCTATTTTAATCATCCTCTTTACTTACTTCTACACAGCTATTATGGTTAATCCTAATCAATTGGCTGATGATATGAAGCGTAATGGTGGATTTATTCCAGGTGTTAAACCAGGTAAAAAAACTGCTGAATTTATTGATCAGGTAATGAGCCGAATTACTTTACCAGGATCTATTTTCCTTGCGGGTGTGGCTGTAATGCCTGCTTTCGCTCAAAAATTGGGAATTAACAGTGCTTTTGCTGACTTCTACGGAGGAACATCTTTATTGATCCTTGTAGGCGTGGTTTTAGATACTTTACAACAAATAGAAACGTACTTATTGAATCGTCACTATGATGGTCTGATGAAATCAGGCAGAATCAAGGGTAGAGGCGCTAACGCTATGATGGTTCAACAAGGTTAA
- a CDS encoding 30S ribosomal protein S8 encodes MTDTVSDYLTRVRNAIKANHRVVEVPASNLKKEITKILFEKGYILNYKFEDTENKQGLIKIALKYHPVTKLPAIRSLDRVSSPGLRKYSGAAKMPRVLNGLGIAIISTSKGVITDKEAKKMNVGGEVLCYIS; translated from the coding sequence ATGACAGATACAGTATCAGATTACTTAACTCGTGTTAGAAACGCGATTAAAGCAAACCACCGCGTGGTAGAGGTTCCGGCCTCAAATCTCAAAAAAGAAATCACTAAGATTCTTTTCGAAAAAGGTTACATTTTGAACTACAAGTTCGAAGACACCGAAAACAAACAAGGCTTAATCAAGATCGCCTTAAAATACCATCCTGTAACAAAACTTCCCGCAATCCGCTCTTTAGACCGTGTGTCTTCACCAGGTTTACGTAAGTATTCAGGTGCAGCTAAAATGCCGCGTGTATTAAACGGTTTAGGAATTGCCATCATTTCAACTTCTAAAGGTGTTATCACTGATAAAGAAGCTAAGAAAATGAATGTTGGTGGAGAAGTTTTATGTTATATTTCATAA
- a CDS encoding 50S ribosomal protein L15, translating into MKLNELKPANGSVKSNYRRGRGQGSGGGGTATRGHKGAQSRSGHSKKRGFEGGQMPLQRRLPKFGFKNINRIEHHGINLDAIQKLVDNTKVTDITLDVLVQNGMAHKNDLVKIMGRGELTAKVNITVDAFTASAKKAIEEKGGTVTSTKITAKTETK; encoded by the coding sequence ATGAAATTAAATGAATTAAAACCAGCAAATGGTTCAGTAAAATCAAACTACCGTCGTGGTCGTGGACAAGGTTCAGGTGGCGGTGGAACAGCTACACGTGGACATAAAGGTGCTCAGTCACGTTCAGGTCACTCTAAAAAGCGTGGTTTTGAAGGTGGTCAAATGCCTTTACAACGTCGTTTACCTAAATTTGGTTTCAAGAATATTAACCGCATTGAGCACCACGGTATTAACCTTGATGCTATCCAGAAGTTAGTAGACAACACTAAAGTAACTGACATTACACTTGATGTATTGGTTCAAAACGGTATGGCTCATAAAAATGATTTAGTTAAGATCATGGGTCGTGGCGAATTAACTGCAAAAGTTAATATCACTGTAGATGCGTTTACTGCGTCTGCAAAAAAAGCGATTGAAGAAAAAGGCGGTACTGTTACAAGTACTAAAATCACCGCAAAAACTGAGACAAAATAA
- a CDS encoding 50S ribosomal protein L16, which translates to MLQPKRSKYRKSHKMKIKGDAKRGSELAFGSFGIKAMDECRMTGRQLEAARIAITRFMKREGQVWIRVFPDRPVTSKPAEVRMGKGKGAPEYWMAPVKRGRIIFEAEGVPLAVAKEALRLAAQKLPIVTKFIVRRDYTEVAAVK; encoded by the coding sequence ATGTTACAACCAAAAAGATCAAAATATAGAAAATCACATAAAATGAAAATCAAGGGCGACGCAAAACGTGGTTCTGAATTAGCCTTTGGTTCATTTGGTATTAAAGCTATGGACGAGTGCCGTATGACTGGTCGCCAGTTAGAAGCCGCCCGTATCGCTATTACCCGTTTTATGAAACGTGAAGGTCAGGTTTGGATCCGTGTTTTCCCGGATCGTCCTGTAACTTCGAAACCTGCAGAGGTTCGTATGGGTAAAGGTAAAGGTGCTCCTGAATATTGGATGGCTCCTGTAAAACGTGGACGTATCATTTTTGAAGCTGAAGGAGTTCCTTTAGCAGTTGCAAAAGAGGCGTTACGTTTAGCTGCTCAAAAATTACCGATCGTTACAAAATTTATTGTACGTCGTGATTACACTGAAGTAGCTGCAGTTAAGTAG
- a CDS encoding 30S ribosomal protein S14, with the protein MAKESMKAREVKRKRLVEKYAAKREELKKAGDSVGLQKLPRNSSKVRMRNRCSMTGRPRGYMRDFGISRVTFREMVLFGLIPGLTKSSW; encoded by the coding sequence ATGGCAAAAGAATCAATGAAGGCCCGTGAGGTCAAACGTAAAAGATTAGTTGAAAAATACGCAGCAAAGCGTGAAGAACTTAAAAAAGCTGGTGATTCAGTTGGCTTGCAAAAATTACCACGTAACTCTTCAAAAGTTCGTATGCGTAATCGTTGCAGTATGACCGGCCGTCCACGTGGTTATATGCGTGATTTTGGTATTAGTCGTGTAACTTTCCGTGAGATGGTTCTTTTCGGATTGATCCCAGGCTTAACAAAATCAAGCTGGTAA
- a CDS encoding translation initiation factor IF-1, with protein sequence MAKQSNIEIDGTIVEALSNAMFRVELENGHVVTAHISGKMRMHYIKILPGDKVKLEMSPYDLTKARITFRYK encoded by the coding sequence ATGGCGAAACAATCAAATATTGAAATTGACGGAACTATAGTTGAAGCACTTAGTAACGCGATGTTCAGAGTAGAGTTGGAGAATGGACACGTGGTTACGGCGCATATTTCGGGAAAAATGAGGATGCACTACATCAAAATTTTACCCGGAGATAAAGTAAAGCTCGAGATGAGTCCTTATGATTTAACAAAAGCAAGAATAACTTTCCGATACAAATAG
- a CDS encoding 30S ribosomal protein S4 has product MARYTGPKSKIARKFREPIFGPDKALEKKNYPPGQHGNTKKRAKQSEYAIQLMEKQKAKYTYGILEKQFARTFDKAARSHGITGEVLLQLIESRLDNVVYRLGIAPTRRGARQLVSHAHITVNGSMVNIASYTLKPGDVVGVREKSKSMEIITNSTSGAVNKHPWLDFDKSTLSGKFLSRPERSQIPENIKEQLIVELYSK; this is encoded by the coding sequence ATGGCAAGGTACACAGGTCCAAAATCAAAGATCGCCCGTAAATTCAGAGAACCAATCTTCGGTCCTGATAAGGCATTAGAAAAGAAAAACTACCCTCCAGGGCAGCACGGTAACACAAAAAAGCGTGCTAAACAATCTGAATACGCAATTCAGTTGATGGAAAAACAAAAAGCTAAGTATACTTATGGTATCTTAGAAAAACAATTTGCAAGAACTTTTGATAAAGCTGCTCGTTCTCATGGTATTACGGGTGAAGTTTTATTACAACTAATTGAAAGTCGTTTAGACAACGTGGTTTACCGTTTAGGAATAGCTCCTACACGTCGTGGAGCCCGTCAATTAGTTTCTCACGCTCATATTACCGTTAATGGTAGCATGGTTAACATCGCTTCTTACACACTTAAACCAGGTGATGTAGTTGGTGTTCGTGAAAAATCAAAATCAATGGAAATCATCACAAATTCTACATCGGGAGCTGTTAACAAACATCCTTGGTTAGATTTCGATAAGTCAACTTTAAGTGGTAAATTTTTATCGCGCCCAGAACGCTCACAAATTCCTGAAAACATTAAGGAACAACTGATCGTAGAGTTGTACTCTAAATAA
- a CDS encoding 50S ribosomal protein L30, with protein MGKVKLTLVKSTAKRSPAQKATLVALGLGKTHSSVEKDTNPAIDGMINKVKHVLKVENI; from the coding sequence ATGGGAAAAGTAAAATTAACATTAGTAAAAAGTACCGCTAAGCGTTCTCCTGCTCAGAAAGCAACTTTAGTTGCTTTGGGTTTAGGCAAAACACACAGTTCGGTAGAAAAAGACACGAATCCTGCTATTGATGGCATGATCAACAAAGTGAAACACGTATTAAAAGTTGAAAATATTTAA
- a CDS encoding 30S ribosomal protein S3, whose translation MGQKVNPIGIRLGVIKGWDSNWFGGHNYADKLVEDNTIRNYLKARLPKGSISKIVIERTLKLVTVTINTARPGIIIGKGGKEVDKLKEELKKLTKKEIQINIFEIKRPELDARLVADSIARQIEGRISFRRAAKMSMASTMRLGAEGIKIKVSGRLGGAEMARTEGYKEGRTPLHTLRADIDYAIAEAHTSYGRIGVKVWICRGEVFGKRDLSPNAGLMKNDKGGPGAGNDRGDRRDDRPKFAGKKRPTKREDK comes from the coding sequence ATGGGACAAAAAGTAAATCCAATTGGTATAAGATTAGGTGTCATCAAAGGATGGGATTCTAACTGGTTCGGTGGTCATAACTATGCTGATAAATTAGTTGAAGATAACACCATCAGAAACTACCTAAAAGCTCGTTTACCTAAAGGTAGCATTTCTAAAATCGTAATTGAAAGAACTCTTAAGTTAGTTACAGTTACTATCAATACAGCTCGTCCGGGTATCATTATCGGAAAAGGGGGTAAAGAAGTAGATAAACTGAAAGAAGAATTAAAAAAATTAACAAAAAAAGAAATCCAGATCAATATCTTCGAAATTAAACGTCCTGAACTTGATGCTCGTTTGGTAGCGGATAGTATTGCTCGTCAAATCGAAGGTCGTATCTCTTTCCGTCGCGCTGCTAAAATGTCAATGGCTTCAACCATGCGTTTAGGTGCTGAAGGTATCAAAATTAAAGTATCTGGCCGTTTAGGTGGAGCAGAGATGGCTCGTACTGAAGGTTACAAAGAAGGAAGAACTCCTTTGCATACTTTACGTGCTGATATCGACTACGCTATCGCAGAAGCTCATACTTCTTACGGTCGTATCGGCGTAAAAGTTTGGATCTGCCGCGGTGAAGTTTTCGGTAAACGTGATCTTTCTCCTAATGCAGGATTAATGAAAAACGATAAAGGTGGTCCTGGTGCAGGAAACGACAGAGGAGATAGAAGAGATGACCGTCCGAAATTTGCAGGTAAAAAAAGACCAACAAAGAGAGAAGACAAGTAG
- a CDS encoding 50S ribosomal protein L6 has protein sequence MSRIGKNPIALPKGVEVKVNNGLVTVKGAKGELTQKVDTDITVAVDGENIIVTRPTDQKRHKALHGLYRSLIANMVKGVSDGYKTEQELVGVGYRASNKGQMLELSLGYSHNINFEIPKEIKVTTATEKGQNPKVILESADKQLIGMVAAKIRSLRKPEPYKGKGIKFAGEQLRRKAGKSASKK, from the coding sequence ATGTCACGTATAGGAAAAAACCCGATCGCATTACCTAAAGGAGTAGAGGTAAAAGTAAACAATGGTTTAGTAACCGTTAAGGGTGCAAAAGGAGAATTAACTCAAAAAGTAGATACAGATATTACTGTTGCAGTAGATGGCGAAAACATTATTGTTACCCGTCCAACTGATCAAAAACGTCACAAAGCATTACACGGATTATACCGTTCTTTAATCGCTAATATGGTTAAAGGTGTAAGTGATGGTTATAAAACAGAACAAGAATTAGTGGGTGTAGGTTACCGTGCTTCGAATAAAGGACAAATGTTAGAGTTATCGTTAGGATATTCTCACAACATTAACTTCGAAATACCAAAAGAAATTAAAGTTACTACAGCTACTGAAAAGGGTCAAAACCCTAAAGTTATTCTTGAAAGTGCTGATAAACAGCTAATCGGAATGGTTGCTGCGAAAATACGCAGCTTACGTAAACCTGAACCATACAAAGGAAAAGGTATTAAGTTCGCCGGTGAACAATTAAGAAGAAAAGCTGGTAAATCAGCTTCTAAAAAATAA